TCTACTGGGATGTAAACGTGCAGGTGCAGATGGGATTCTCACCTACTATGCCAAAGATGTAGCACGTTGGCTGAAGGCATAAACCTGGTTAACAAAACTCCATGACAGATCGATATATGGTGGTTGGCAATCCGATTGCCCATAGCAAATCCCCGCAGATTCACTCCATGTTTGCAGAGCAGACCGGGCAGGATCTGATCTATGAAAAACAGCAGGTAGAGGCGGGAGAGTTCGTACAGGTACTTAATGCCTTTCAACAACTTCAAGGCAGAGGGATGAATGTCACAGTCCCCTACAAGCACGAGGCATGGGAGGCAGTCGATGAGCTGTCGCCACGGGCACAGCGTGCAGGTGCAGTCAATACCATTCAGATTCGTGATGATGGCTCACGTTATGGTGACAACACCGATGGGGTTGGATTATTGAGAGATCTGACAATAAATCATAAGGTCATCCTTAAAGACAAAAACATCCTGATCATGGGCGCAGGCGGTGCAGTCAGGGGAATACTTGAGCCACTTCTTAACGAAAAACCAAACCAGATATCAATTGCCAACCGTACCCCAGAGCGTGCCGAAGAGTTGGCAGAGGAGTTTTCTGATCTCGGCAATATAGAGGGTGGAGGTTTTGATGAGCTCGATGGCCAACATTTTGACCTGATAATCAATGGAACCGCAGCCAGTCTGCAGGGAGAGATGCCGCCACTGCCATTTGATATTCTGGCTCCAGACGCAGTCTGTTATGACCTGATGTACTCGGCTGAGCCAACCCCATTCATGCAGTGGGGGGAGGAGTTTGGTGCAGTAAAAATAATGGATGGACTGGGTATGCTAGTGGAGCAGGCGGCAGAATCTTTTAGCCTGTGGCGAGGAGTGCACCCCAATACAGCACCGGTGATTAAGGCGCTGCGTTAACAGATGTGAAATTTAAGTGTTACAGCAAATGGAGTCAGCTACCTGCAGGTGTTGATTCGCTATTTGATCATAGTGGGGATGAGAGCATGTTTCTCACCCGCGAATGGTTCGAGGCACTTGATACAATAGCATTAGAGGATGGGCAGTCACTATTGCTGACCAGCGTAGTTGATGAAGAGAGTGTGCTGGCACTGTTGCCACTAATTGGAGAGGGTGAATACTGGCAATCAGTTAGCCATCGTTACACCGCCATCTACAGTTTGCTGTTAGCAGCAGAGAGACAGCCAGAAGTCCTGGCCTGTTTGGCTGAGGGGCTGAGTCAACACTCTATCCACTCTTTGCAGCTGAGCCCTGTTGCCGAAGATGATCATAATATATTGGGTCTGCAACAGGCTCTGGCTACCTTTGGTTACGAACCTCAAAAATACTTCTTTTTCTATAAC
The Candidatus Thiopontia autotrophica genome window above contains:
- the aroE gene encoding shikimate dehydrogenase; the encoded protein is MTDRYMVVGNPIAHSKSPQIHSMFAEQTGQDLIYEKQQVEAGEFVQVLNAFQQLQGRGMNVTVPYKHEAWEAVDELSPRAQRAGAVNTIQIRDDGSRYGDNTDGVGLLRDLTINHKVILKDKNILIMGAGGAVRGILEPLLNEKPNQISIANRTPERAEELAEEFSDLGNIEGGGFDELDGQHFDLIINGTAASLQGEMPPLPFDILAPDAVCYDLMYSAEPTPFMQWGEEFGAVKIMDGLGMLVEQAAESFSLWRGVHPNTAPVIKALR